TCCCTGATTGGCGTTACTTCAGCCGCAGTGCCGGTAAAGAATGCCTCATCGGCGATATAAATTTCATCGCGGGTGAAACGTTCTTCAACTACCGGGATCTTGTTGTCCCTCGCGATTTTGATGATGCTGTCACGGGTGATGCCCTCAAGGATGGTGGTAAGAGGTGTGGTCTTGATCTGTCCGTTGCGAACGATAAAGATATTCTCGCCGCTTCCTTCAGAGACATAGCCCTCAGGGTCAAGGAGCAAGGCTTCGTCATACCCGCTGGCAATGGCTTCTTTCTTGGCGATTTGAGAATTTACGTAATAACCGCAAATCTTTGCCCGCGTCATGGCAGAGTTGACATGATGACGCGTGAATGAAGAGACCTGAATCCTGATGCCCTTGTCGATACCTTCGTCGCCGAGGTAAGCGCCCCAGGGCCAGGCAGCAATGGCAACGCTGATCGGGTTTCCTTTGGGATAGAGCCCCATGGCGCCGTATCCTATGTACACCAGCGGTCTGATGTAGCACTCCTTCAGCTTA
The Nitrospirota bacterium DNA segment above includes these coding regions:
- a CDS encoding branched-chain amino acid transaminase, with amino-acid sequence MIKKSDKIWMDGTLVDWDKAQVHVLTHTLHYGLGMFEGIRCYKTEKGSAIFRLDEHVDRLFASAHIYTIEIPYSKKEIRDAIIRTVTVNKLKECYIRPLVYIGYGAMGLYPKGNPISVAIAAWPWGAYLGDEGIDKGIRIQVSSFTRHHVNSAMTRAKICGYYVNSQIAKKEAIASGYDEALLLDPEGYVSEGSGENIFIVRNGQIKTTPLTTILEGITRDSIIKIARDNKIPVVEERFTRDEIYIADEAFFTGTAAEVTPIREIDNRKIGSGSRGPITKKLQSIFFDVVKGKNRKYKSWLTRI